The Leclercia sp. AS011 genomic interval ACGCAGAACCAGATTCACTCGACGGGTTTCGATATGCACCGGATCGCCCAGCGGCGCAACGCGCACCACCTGGAAAGAGGAGCCGGGTAGCATCCCTAAAGAGAGCAGTTTCTGCCGGTAGGCCGGGCTTATTTCGCGGGTGAAGCCGGTAATTTTCCACGCGCTGTCTGGAGTGAATTGCATAGTGCCTACTTAACGGAAGGTTAAATAATCAACAGACACAATGGTAATGAGAATGGTTTCTATCATCAATATTAAATATGTGACGGAATGTAGCCAGAGCCATTAATTTGCAGGCTGCTTGACCTTGCTCAATATTTGCGGAAGAAGTGAATGTGTTATTTGTTAATAAAGTGCTGACGAGGAGTTTTTTATTTGCGGAATGATTAAATAAAAAATAACAAATAAACCCTCTCCTCAAAGAGGAGAGGGGAAATGATTAACGCTTTTTACCCATCGCCGCCGCCAGCGCATCCATCATCGCGCTGTTGCCGGAGGGCTGTGCTTCACGCCCGCGCGGTTTCGCCGCCGGACGCTGCTGCTGACGCGCATCGCTGTTACCGCCGCCGCGACGGGCATTGGTCTCGCCAGGCTGCTCGTCCAGACGCATGGTCAGGGCGATACGCTTGCGCTGCAGGTCCACCTCCAGCACTTTGACCTTCACGATGTCGCCAGCTTTCACCACGGTGTGCGGATCTTCCACGAACTTGTCGGCAAGGGAGGAGATATGAACCAGACCATCCTGATGCACACCGATATCGACAAAGGCACCAAAGTTGGTGACGTTGGTGACTGCACCTTCCAGCACCATACCGGGCAGCAGGTCGTTCATGGTCTCCACGCCTTCGGCAAACTGCGCGGTTTTGAACTCCGGACGCGGGTCGCGGCCCGGCTTCTCCAGCTCTTTGATGATGTCGGATACCG includes:
- the feoA gene encoding ferrous iron transporter A, producing the protein MQFTPDSAWKITGFTREISPAYRQKLLSLGMLPGSSFQVVRVAPLGDPVHIETRRVNLVLRKKDLALIEVEALSQ